One stretch of Musicola paradisiaca NCPPB 2511 DNA includes these proteins:
- a CDS encoding helix-turn-helix transcriptional regulator — protein sequence MLNEYIIPLPAGAEPVPFYAPMSEAFSHQVVARRQYLLRTVVMRADLIGLVVSGNKQLVTPEGGNVFVPGELFVLPRGTQWDVINDPAPQGNYVARILTLQPEIAARFYQRFSQFALLGPVRSFARVVGRNGIQEAFLRAVAALETAGSSAALREHRVLEVLLLLAEQAGVVLAPPSALSWTEKVQRLVAQRPHADWSAAGVAAALAVSVSTLNRRLAQEGVTIAACVRDIRLDAALTLLQSSDRPVAVIAQDVGYVSHSKFTAAFRRRFGVVPSALRP from the coding sequence ATGCTGAACGAATACATCATACCGTTGCCCGCCGGGGCTGAGCCGGTGCCGTTTTATGCGCCGATGAGCGAGGCGTTTTCCCATCAAGTCGTGGCGCGTCGCCAATACCTGCTGCGCACGGTGGTCATGCGTGCCGACCTGATTGGGTTGGTGGTGTCCGGTAATAAACAACTCGTCACCCCGGAAGGCGGCAATGTGTTTGTCCCCGGCGAATTGTTTGTGCTGCCGCGCGGCACCCAGTGGGATGTGATTAACGATCCCGCTCCGCAGGGAAACTATGTGGCGCGGATCCTGACATTGCAGCCAGAGATAGCCGCGCGGTTTTATCAACGCTTCAGTCAGTTTGCGTTGTTAGGCCCGGTGCGGTCGTTCGCCCGGGTGGTGGGGCGCAACGGTATTCAGGAGGCGTTTCTGCGTGCGGTTGCGGCGCTGGAGACGGCGGGGAGTTCGGCCGCGTTGCGCGAACACCGGGTGTTGGAGGTGTTGTTGCTGCTGGCGGAACAGGCTGGGGTGGTGCTGGCGCCGCCATCGGCCTTGAGCTGGACGGAGAAGGTGCAACGGTTGGTGGCGCAACGCCCCCATGCGGACTGGTCCGCCGCCGGGGTGGCCGCTGCACTGGCCGTCAGCGTCAGTACGCTGAACCGGCGACTGGCTCAGGAGGGCGTTACCATCGCCGCCTGTGTCCGGGATATTCGGCTGGATGCGGCGCTGACGCTGTTGCAATCGTCCGATCGGCCGGTCGCCGTCATCGCGCAGGATGTCGGCTATGTGTCGCACAGTAAGTTTACCGCTGCGTTCCGTCGTCGTTTCGGTGTGGTGCCTTCGGCGCTGCGTCCTTAA
- a CDS encoding DMT family transporter has product MEKPKQSDAVARKPSRWLVLLIIVAPPLLWAGNFIIGRAIRDWVPPVTLTLARWSIALLCILPFALKHLRHDARYYLSHLPLMILLSVSGVMAFSLCVYFGLHYTSGTNGLLLNSCIPALIMLLGRLFYGQMLQMRQLAGMLVSFVGVLAIIFKGEPAGLLALSFSVGDLLLLAAMSSFACYSLWLRKVPAEINRTGLLAVQILITVIATFPLWIIEHTAAAAAVWNGFTLAAVVFLGIFPSLIAYLFFSRCVDMFGPARAGLIIHLIPVFGVLLSMLFLSESLHLYQVAGITAILAGIGFASVKRGITR; this is encoded by the coding sequence GTGGAAAAGCCGAAACAATCTGATGCCGTTGCCCGGAAGCCTTCACGTTGGCTGGTTTTACTGATTATTGTGGCGCCCCCGCTGTTGTGGGCCGGGAATTTCATCATCGGCCGCGCTATCCGGGATTGGGTTCCCCCGGTGACGCTGACGCTGGCGCGCTGGAGCATTGCGTTGCTCTGTATTCTGCCGTTTGCGCTGAAGCACCTGCGTCATGACGCCCGTTATTATCTGAGCCACCTGCCATTGATGATCCTGCTGTCGGTGAGCGGGGTGATGGCGTTCAGCCTGTGCGTTTATTTCGGGTTGCACTACACCTCCGGCACCAATGGCTTGTTGCTGAACTCGTGCATACCGGCGCTGATCATGTTGTTGGGGCGGTTGTTTTACGGGCAGATGCTACAGATGCGCCAGCTGGCGGGGATGCTGGTGTCGTTTGTCGGCGTGCTGGCGATTATTTTCAAAGGCGAACCGGCCGGGCTGCTGGCACTGTCTTTTTCCGTCGGCGATCTGCTGTTGCTGGCGGCGATGAGCAGTTTTGCCTGCTATTCGTTATGGCTCAGAAAGGTGCCGGCGGAAATCAATCGCACCGGGTTGTTGGCGGTACAGATACTGATTACGGTGATCGCCACCTTTCCGCTGTGGATCATTGAACATACCGCAGCGGCGGCCGCAGTGTGGAATGGCTTCACGCTGGCCGCCGTGGTGTTTCTTGGTATTTTTCCCTCGCTTATCGCCTATCTGTTTTTCAGCCGCTGTGTGGACATGTTCGGCCCGGCCAGAGCCGGGTTGATCATTCACCTGATCCCGGTGTTCGGCGTGTTGTTGTCGATGCTGTTCCTGTCGGAGAGCCTGCATCTGTACCAGGTTGCGGGTATTACAGCGATTCTGGCCGGGATTGGGTTCGCCAGCGTTAAGCGCGGGATAACGCGATGA
- a CDS encoding WYL domain-containing protein gives MPNNTVTELTAERSPKGRSWGQERRLQFIDFRLRWEGRINRTDLTGFFGLSIPQASLDISRYLEIAPSNMTYDRSAKTYVTTPEFQPVYPQSSAQRYLEELLATHTGIVDPDASFIGSAPDIDWASLPLRAVDEQTVECVIRAIRENRAITILYRSVEQPEDSTQLISPHALGYDGLRWHVRAYCHQQHRFMDFVLTRIVQTFDLKPSQIDTTQDHEWHRMLTLVLAPHPALTAAQRRIVEMDYDMVNGQTRFNCRQAFLRYTLQRLGLQSTLGHAQPDGALILKNSEEIEPYLHESPGND, from the coding sequence ATGCCCAACAATACCGTTACAGAACTCACTGCCGAACGCTCTCCCAAAGGACGCAGCTGGGGGCAGGAACGCCGCCTCCAGTTCATCGATTTCCGCCTGCGTTGGGAAGGGCGTATCAACCGTACCGACCTGACCGGCTTTTTCGGTTTGTCGATTCCACAAGCTTCACTCGACATCTCCCGTTACCTGGAGATTGCGCCGAGCAATATGACGTATGACCGTAGCGCAAAAACCTACGTCACCACGCCCGAATTCCAACCGGTCTACCCGCAAAGCTCCGCCCAACGTTACCTGGAAGAGCTGCTGGCAACCCACACCGGTATCGTGGATCCCGACGCCAGCTTCATCGGCAGCGCGCCGGATATCGATTGGGCATCTCTGCCGTTGCGCGCCGTTGACGAACAAACGGTGGAGTGCGTGATCCGCGCCATACGGGAAAACAGGGCCATCACCATTCTCTACCGTTCCGTCGAACAGCCGGAAGACAGCACGCAGTTAATCTCGCCACATGCGTTGGGTTACGACGGGCTCCGCTGGCATGTACGGGCGTATTGTCATCAACAACACCGCTTTATGGATTTCGTACTCACGCGGATCGTCCAGACCTTCGACCTGAAACCCAGCCAGATTGATACCACACAGGATCACGAATGGCACCGCATGCTGACGCTGGTACTGGCGCCCCACCCCGCCCTGACTGCCGCCCAGCGGCGCATCGTGGAAATGGACTACGACATGGTAAACGGCCAGACGCGATTCAACTGCCGTCAGGCATTCCTGCGCTATACGCTGCAACGGCTCGGGCTCCAGTCCACATTGGGCCACGCCCAGCCCGACGGGGCGCTGATCCTGAAAAATTCGGAAGAGATTGAACCCTATCTGCACGAGTCGCCCGGCAACGATTGA
- the mgtS gene encoding protein MgtS: protein MLESVTVYLTILVVVGIPGFLAAFLSPKWND from the coding sequence ATGTTGGAATCAGTCACTGTGTACCTGACCATTCTGGTTGTTGTGGGGATCCCCGGTTTTCTGGCCGCCTTTTTGAGCCCCAAGTGGAACGATTAA
- a CDS encoding (S)-acetoin forming diacetyl reductase, with amino-acid sequence MKQKVALVTGAGQGIGKAIACRLAKDGFAVAVVDFNAETADRVAQEIKSHGGNAISLIADVSDREQVFAAVHAARDRLGDFNVIVNNAGIAPTTLIEDITPEIVDNVYNINVKGVIWGIQAAVKAFRELDHGGKIINAASQAGHVGNPELAVYSSSKFAVRGLTQTAARDLASLGITVNAYCPGIVKTPMWAEIDRQVSEAAGKPLGYGTETFAKRITLGRLSEPEDVAACVSYLAGPDSDYMTGQSLLIDGGMVLS; translated from the coding sequence ATGAAACAAAAAGTCGCATTGGTCACTGGTGCCGGCCAGGGGATTGGAAAAGCTATTGCATGCCGTTTGGCCAAAGATGGCTTCGCCGTCGCGGTTGTGGATTTCAACGCTGAAACCGCCGATCGGGTTGCCCAGGAGATCAAAAGCCACGGCGGCAACGCCATATCGCTTATCGCTGATGTCTCGGATCGCGAGCAGGTATTCGCCGCTGTCCACGCCGCCCGCGACCGGCTGGGGGATTTCAACGTTATCGTCAACAACGCAGGCATAGCGCCGACCACGCTCATTGAGGACATCACACCAGAAATCGTCGACAACGTTTACAACATCAACGTAAAGGGCGTGATCTGGGGCATTCAGGCCGCAGTGAAAGCCTTCAGGGAATTGGATCATGGCGGGAAGATTATTAATGCCGCATCCCAGGCTGGTCATGTAGGTAATCCTGAATTGGCGGTTTACAGCTCCAGCAAATTTGCGGTACGTGGCCTGACCCAAACCGCCGCTCGCGATCTGGCATCCCTCGGCATCACGGTCAACGCTTATTGCCCCGGCATCGTAAAAACACCGATGTGGGCGGAAATAGACCGTCAGGTATCCGAAGCCGCAGGCAAACCGCTGGGTTACGGCACGGAAACATTCGCCAAACGCATCACGCTCGGTAGGTTGTCGGAGCCGGAAGACGTCGCAGCCTGCGTATCCTACCTCGCTGGGCCGGATTCCGATTACATGACGGGTCAATCCCTGCTGATCGACGGCGGTATGGTGTTGAGTTAA
- a CDS encoding LysE family translocator codes for MVSFSQLLPFAAIAFGLVLTPGPNMIYLLSRSVCQGKRAGLVSLAGVALGFLFYMTAAALGITALVMAVPLAYDALRMAGAGYLLWLAWQAVRSGGSPFALRTLRPDSNKRLFIMGLVTNLLNPKAAVLYLSLLPQFIRPEQGHVLGQSLILGGTQIVISMTVNASLIVIAGSIATFLSGRPLWQRVQRWFMGTILAGLAIRMLVDSRR; via the coding sequence ATGGTCAGTTTTTCTCAATTATTACCTTTTGCGGCGATTGCATTCGGGTTGGTGTTGACCCCAGGGCCGAACATGATTTATCTGTTGTCGCGTTCCGTATGTCAGGGAAAACGCGCAGGACTGGTTTCTCTGGCAGGTGTTGCGTTGGGGTTTCTGTTTTATATGACCGCTGCCGCACTGGGCATTACCGCGCTGGTGATGGCGGTTCCTCTGGCTTACGACGCATTGAGAATGGCTGGTGCTGGCTACCTGCTTTGGCTGGCGTGGCAAGCGGTGCGTAGCGGTGGTTCGCCGTTTGCGTTGCGCACGTTGCGACCGGATAGCAATAAACGATTGTTTATCATGGGGTTGGTAACTAATTTGCTCAACCCCAAGGCCGCGGTGCTTTACCTTTCGCTATTGCCGCAGTTTATCCGCCCGGAACAAGGACATGTGCTGGGGCAGTCTTTGATCCTGGGGGGAACGCAGATCGTCATTAGTATGACGGTAAATGCGTCATTGATTGTGATCGCGGGTTCTATCGCGACCTTTTTGTCCGGGCGCCCGTTGTGGCAACGTGTTCAGCGCTGGTTTATGGGGACGATACTGGCTGGGCTGGCGATACGCATGCTGGTGGACTCCCGTCGCTAG
- the cybB gene encoding cytochrome b561, with protein MKAKYHSSQIALHWLALLLVILTYASMELRGITSRGSSERAFMMAMHYSCGVAVWVLMLLRVALRFFHPTPPITPKPGRMIVIASHAMHGILYLMFLSLPLLGMLSMYFRGIEWGVFGISMPIAAEPNDDMKELLGGIHEAIATSGYFLIGIHALAAIYHHYVVRDDTLLRMMPDKK; from the coding sequence ATGAAAGCAAAATACCATTCATCCCAGATCGCGTTGCACTGGCTGGCGCTGTTACTGGTTATCCTGACTTACGCATCAATGGAGCTGCGTGGTATCACCTCGCGGGGTAGCAGTGAACGTGCCTTTATGATGGCAATGCACTACAGTTGCGGGGTTGCGGTGTGGGTATTGATGTTACTGCGCGTGGCGCTGCGGTTTTTCCATCCGACTCCGCCGATTACACCCAAGCCGGGACGTATGATTGTGATTGCCTCACATGCGATGCACGGCATTTTGTATCTGATGTTTTTAAGCCTGCCGCTTCTTGGCATGCTGAGCATGTATTTCCGTGGTATCGAATGGGGAGTGTTTGGCATCTCGATGCCGATTGCGGCGGAGCCAAATGACGATATGAAGGAGCTGTTGGGGGGAATTCATGAAGCTATTGCCACCAGCGGTTACTTTCTGATTGGTATTCATGCGTTAGCGGCGATTTATCATCATTATGTCGTCAGAGATGATACCCTGCTGCGGATGATGCCTGATAAGAAGTAA
- a CDS encoding SRPBCC family protein, whose translation MPASFPNGLKSNSHTANQISSNIVIARPASELFTLWRKPETLPILMSHVAHIDIINNTDSRWRMKAPFGLYIEWLARIADEKDGELIYWHSLPGARIPNEGRLTFQSISDQVTEVTLTIRFEPPGGFLGKTLGQMFQLLPKEMLHKTLRRFKSLAENGVIPPTL comes from the coding sequence GTGCCAGCCTCTTTTCCGAATGGTTTAAAAAGCAACTCGCATACGGCGAACCAAATCAGCAGTAATATTGTTATTGCTCGCCCGGCAAGCGAACTGTTTACTCTATGGCGTAAGCCGGAAACGCTCCCCATCCTGATGAGTCATGTCGCCCACATTGATATTATCAACAACACCGACTCTCGCTGGCGAATGAAAGCGCCCTTTGGCCTGTACATTGAATGGCTGGCGCGGATTGCCGATGAAAAAGATGGCGAGCTCATATACTGGCATTCACTGCCTGGCGCGCGTATTCCCAATGAAGGGCGCCTTACTTTTCAATCGATTTCCGATCAGGTTACGGAAGTCACACTGACCATTCGTTTCGAGCCGCCAGGGGGATTTTTAGGGAAGACGCTCGGGCAAATGTTCCAATTGCTTCCCAAAGAAATGCTGCACAAAACCCTGCGTCGTTTTAAAAGTTTGGCTGAAAACGGCGTCATTCCCCCTACGCTCTAA
- the pncC gene encoding nicotinamide-nucleotide amidase: MVEQVTDQVTEQDVVQLSSLMGERLKACGARVTCAESCTGGWLSKVITDIAGSSAWFDYGFVTYSNQAKQTLVGVREETLFHHGAVSSEVVAEMATGALLKANADYAVAVSGIAGPDGGTPEKPVGTVWFGFVDRLGNSFTSKVVFSGNRHDVRLQSVHFALRVLLDSFLQK, encoded by the coding sequence ATGGTTGAACAGGTAACTGACCAGGTAACAGAGCAGGACGTTGTGCAACTCAGCAGTCTGATGGGGGAGCGGCTTAAGGCTTGCGGTGCCAGGGTGACTTGCGCTGAGTCTTGTACGGGCGGCTGGTTGTCCAAAGTGATTACGGATATCGCGGGAAGCTCAGCGTGGTTTGACTACGGCTTTGTCACATACAGCAATCAGGCTAAGCAGACGTTAGTTGGTGTGCGTGAGGAGACTTTGTTTCATCATGGCGCGGTCAGTAGCGAAGTCGTTGCGGAAATGGCCACTGGCGCATTGCTAAAAGCCAATGCGGATTATGCCGTAGCGGTAAGCGGTATCGCAGGGCCTGACGGTGGGACGCCGGAAAAACCGGTGGGTACAGTCTGGTTTGGCTTTGTAGATCGACTGGGCAATTCTTTTACCAGCAAGGTGGTTTTCTCTGGCAATCGTCATGACGTCCGTCTGCAATCCGTGCACTTTGCCTTGCGTGTCCTGCTGGATTCGTTTTTGCAAAAATAA
- the recA gene encoding recombinase RecA — protein sequence MAIDENKQKALAAALGQIEKQFGKGSIMRLGEDRSMDVETISTGSLSLDIALGVGGLPMGRIVEIYGPESSGKTTLTLQVIAAAQREGKTCAFIDAEHALDPIYAKKLGVDIDNLLCSQPDTGEQALEICDALARSGAVDVIIVDSVAALTPKAEIEGEIGDSHMGLAARMMSQAMRKLAGNLKQSNTLLIFINQIRMKIGVMFGNPETTTGGNALKFYASVRLDIRRIGSIKDGEEVIGSETRVKVVKNKVAAPFKQAEFQILYGEGINTYGELVDLGVKFKLIEKAGAWYSYNGDKIGQGKSNACNFLKENPAISTEIDKKLREMLLHKGNEPVTVAVAATVGGDAEYDAEIAGEDANGDF from the coding sequence ATGGCTATTGATGAGAACAAACAGAAGGCTCTGGCGGCAGCTCTGGGGCAGATCGAAAAGCAATTCGGCAAGGGTTCCATCATGCGTCTGGGCGAAGACCGCTCGATGGATGTTGAAACTATCTCTACGGGCTCTCTGTCCCTGGATATCGCGCTGGGCGTCGGCGGGTTGCCGATGGGGCGTATTGTCGAAATTTATGGTCCTGAGTCGTCAGGTAAGACTACGTTGACGTTACAGGTGATTGCCGCCGCGCAGCGTGAAGGGAAGACCTGTGCCTTTATTGATGCCGAACACGCCCTGGATCCTATTTATGCCAAAAAGCTGGGCGTTGATATTGATAATCTGCTGTGTTCACAACCGGATACCGGCGAGCAGGCGCTGGAGATTTGCGATGCGCTGGCGCGTTCCGGTGCCGTTGATGTCATTATTGTCGACTCTGTCGCCGCCTTGACGCCGAAAGCTGAGATTGAAGGCGAAATCGGTGATTCCCACATGGGGTTGGCTGCGCGAATGATGAGCCAGGCGATGCGTAAGCTCGCCGGTAATCTAAAGCAATCCAATACGCTGCTGATTTTCATTAACCAGATCCGTATGAAGATTGGTGTGATGTTTGGTAATCCTGAAACCACTACCGGTGGAAATGCCTTAAAATTCTATGCTTCTGTCCGTCTGGATATCCGTCGCATCGGTTCTATCAAAGATGGCGAGGAAGTCATTGGTAGCGAAACACGTGTCAAAGTTGTGAAGAACAAAGTTGCGGCGCCGTTTAAACAGGCTGAATTCCAGATTCTGTACGGAGAAGGCATCAATACTTACGGTGAACTGGTGGATTTGGGCGTTAAGTTCAAGCTCATTGAGAAAGCTGGTGCCTGGTATAGCTATAACGGTGACAAAATTGGGCAGGGTAAGTCGAATGCGTGCAATTTCCTGAAGGAAAATCCGGCTATTTCTACGGAAATTGACAAAAAACTGCGAGAGATGTTGTTGCACAAGGGGAATGAACCCGTGACGGTGGCGGTGGCAGCTACTGTAGGCGGCGATGCTGAATACGATGCCGAGATTGCTGGCGAAGACGCTAACGGTGATTTTTAA
- the recX gene encoding recombination regulator RecX, translating to MTKLLRYAMNILAVRDHSEWELRRKIAAQLQNDLAIECCDEDAVPAHEGSYIEQVIDYCKQHAWLDDKAFASRYIRSRIRKGYGSQRICAELTQKGIDKHTQRDVLLASDIDWYQLAKASATRKFGIPLSSDWKEKVKVQRYLLYRGFTSDEIQSVYMNFSD from the coding sequence ATGACGAAGCTATTGCGTTATGCCATGAACATACTGGCGGTTCGGGATCATAGTGAATGGGAATTGCGCCGCAAAATTGCGGCGCAACTTCAAAATGATCTGGCGATAGAGTGCTGTGATGAGGATGCCGTACCGGCGCATGAAGGTTCGTATATCGAACAGGTTATTGATTACTGTAAACAGCATGCCTGGTTGGATGATAAAGCATTTGCCAGCCGTTATATTCGTTCCCGTATTCGAAAAGGTTATGGCTCGCAGCGAATTTGCGCTGAACTGACTCAAAAAGGGATTGATAAACACACTCAGCGAGATGTTTTACTGGCGAGTGATATCGATTGGTATCAGTTGGCAAAAGCATCAGCTACACGCAAGTTTGGCATCCCCCTTTCCTCAGACTGGAAAGAAAAAGTTAAGGTTCAACGTTATCTGCTTTACCGGGGGTTTACCTCTGACGAAATTCAATCGGTTTACATGAATTTTTCCGATTGA